GCTTCACTAAAGTAAGATCCATGTATAGTTTAACAGAAGGATTGAGTTTTAACATTACTGGCAGTACCTTTATAAGACTGCAATTATTTGGGATGCCATGGGGAGggcatggttttttttttttgttagatttgtttCCTCCTCTGATTATgggatcataaaaaaaaaaaaatgattgttcCTTCATTGACTGACAAGGTATTTAAGTTTAAGAAAGATTAGTTGGATTAATATGGTACGAAGTGGGATGTGTTTGCTTGAATTTGGACAAGCTCAAATTAACAAACAATTCTATTTGTAGGAATGTGTCCCACTTGAATTTCCTCCTCTGTGGTTATGCTTGATTGTAATTTCTATGGTGGGTATTATGTTTGTTAATTGGCTATGCTACGGTTTGCACATAAAGTTTCAAATTTCATACGTCCttattatttgatttgatttttattttataggtTTTTACATTTCGTTTAGATTTGTCACTCGGTCTCCCGACTTGGTCATCCCAATTAGCAATTTATCACAAGCTTTGTTATATTGATTCACttcatttgtttctttgttATTGGATTATGTTTTTCAGATTCCCAATGTTTGTTATTGCATTCTGTTTTTCAGATTCCCAATGTTTGTTATTGCATTCTGTTTTTTAGTTTCCAATGTTTGTTATTGCGTTCTGTTTTTTAGTTTCCAATGTTTGTAACATGAACTATTTGTAACTGGAGCTGTTTGTAACAGGTTATCAAATGTGAAATGTCTATCACATGCTACATGTCCTTTTCATTCGATGCTCTTCTACTTCGAAAGGCAATTTATGTTTATTAGGTTTTATCACTCTGACTATTTGTTtaagtttctattttttcatgCATTGAGTTTTGTTTTGAAGGGTTTATTATTCTCTTATGAGATTTTCGGATTTTCGCagattatttgtttgattttggaagaagAATATTAAGTGGGGCTCCAAATTGGGCCAGCAATCAAACCCAAAGACAATGATCTTCTAATGGTACTGTTTATTTTTTGCCGTCTTTCagtaaaattactttctttgttATGGTTTTTTTGATGGTGGAAGCATTAGCGCTTAAAACTTCCTCTTTCCTTCAATAATTGTAGGCTTACACTAATCAATTGGAGCAATTCCAGTTGAGGGGAAAAAAGTAGTAGTTGTCTTGGAAAGAAATGTGATTGGGTTAAACACCTAACTTATCTTGCGATTCCTTGAATTGAAATGTGATTCTTTTTACTTCCCATTAGTTTTGTTAATTACAAAGCCACGACTTGGATGTAGTATCCCACTATTTTCTATTGTAGTGTTTATACTCATATGTAACCAATTAACACCGTCTCCCCATCCAAATTGGTCaaattccaaccaaacaaaCCTCCGACGATGGCCTAACTTGCTGATTTTATTTACACAAGGTCGAAGATTGTCTTCACATTTATTAACCGCATCTCCCCTGATTTGAGATGGAGCCAGCCACCGTCATCGGCGCCACCATCCCCGGCACCCCTCCGGATGGAAGTGAAGTGATTTTGAATGTCAGTAGTTTTGTACTTCTTCCTCTCTAATTCTCACTCGCACACCTCTGACTTCAACATCTCATGAAGCAATTGAAACATAGTCGTACCTTCTAGCTATCACAGCCTTCGTTTCACAAGGCCACATAACCCGGTTGAATGTTTGATTCTGTTAAATTCAGTTAGGATTTTCATCTTTTCATGTTTTCTATTAGATTATATTTTGATGAATTTTCAAAGTTTGCTCCCCATTTCTACTTGCATTCTATGTGTTTCATAAAATGTGAGAGACTCATATGGATAGCCCCATGTTGCCAGATGATTTCACACTCCCTATAGAGCTATGCCATTCCACCATGAAAGTATAtgaggacttgaaagactggCTGGTTTTATGTCAATTCATTATCTTCTTGTTATTGTGTGTATCTTTGgctttgttgtagttattgttCATTCTCCTTTACAGAGTTTTGTTCAAGGATGATTCCTGTGATACTCTGAGTATTGAGTTTATTCTGACTATTTCTACTGTAATTTGTCATTTGAAATTAACTCTAGCTGGTGGGATTAAATCATCGAGGATTGGCGGTGGAAGACACATTATTTGATGAGGTAtacttcttttccaaattctTGATGTGTTTTGTTTAATCCTTAAAACTTGATCATAGACATTGAatgcctttatcttttctttaatttctgtATGCGCTTACATGAACTGGTGTCTTACAGTCTTAGTTCTAATGTGATGAGAATTCTCTATGTGAGTTTGAAAGTACATGATGATCAAAATAGTCAGGATTcttggagttttttttccctattttgaTTTGACAAGTGTTTCTCTATCTTAGTTTATCTATTTCTAACTTTAAAGTCCAACATAAGTAGCAAGTGTGGCATGCCAAAGGGCTTGACATCTTTCCTTCATTTGTACTAATAGACCAACTCTCAAAATACTATTGTGATTTAATTAGGTCCttctgttttggtttgattATAAATGAGACTAATCATTCCAATTCAGCCAAGCCTAAGttactaaaaaaatgaaaagacaaaaaagaagttACTCAAAGTCTTAATGTGTTCCATAATATGGTTATCTTTGAACTCTATGATGATGCACTTCAGATAAATTGAATTGTAAAAGGAAAAAAGCCAAATACAAGAATGATTAGTTTTCGGGTACATCCCCTCATAGCCATGCTAAAATACCATTGGAACTTATACTTTGAGTCCAAATTAGGTGATGAATTATGCTTATATTGAGGGTGTTATTCAGGGTGTCATTGGATATAGCCTATTTAGCATAATTGAGCATTGTGAATTGGTAAAAAGTTGTATTTATTGTTTAGCTGGTTTAGTGAGTTGCAAAAGCTTCAAAAAGTATCTTAGCCGTGCTTTGAAATTAAATGCAACTCTGTTGCAATAAGATGCATCTATTTATGGGGTTGCATCTTCTTTCTAATAGAAAGTAAAATAATAATTCGATTCCTTAAGAAAACTAGTATGCTATGCATGTGCTTCTTGGATTGGATCATAGTCCAAGATTTGGTGATGAATATTGCTTCTGGCATGAATTTAAATTCCATTTTCATGTTGGTTGTTCCATGTACACTTCATGGAGGACGGTAAATTTACCCACTCTCCAACTCTAGGTAGGAGGTCAAAgtttaattaagttaaaaaatCACATCGACAAATGGTTTTTGTGATTTTATGCAACCCAAAAGATTAGGACCATGAATGCACAACTAAAATAAGAGAGGCAAAAACACTTCAGAGCTAGTCAAATAGAAAAAGTAAGAGAGGCATAATTAATGAACGCATATGGGTAACGTACTTCCGAGTAGAAGTGTACACGCATAAATACGTTGACCGGCATATGTTCATTAGTTGTTTTAGAGCCATGAATTTGGATTCATTACACAGCTCAAAGATGTTCAGGTAATAATTTGTTGCGTGTGTCCTTTTCGAGTATTTGGTTTAAGTTTCCTACTTTTTCTATTTGATCAGCACTGAAGTGTTTATGCCTCTCCCATAGTTGTGCATTCATGGCCCCTAATTTTTTGAGTTCCCAGGCATCACTTCTGGAGTGTTCATAAAGCTTTGCATCTTTCATTTAGTTTTCCATAGCTGGTGGAAATCACCAGCTAAAGTGGCCccaatgcatttctttcattAGGCTCATTAATGAGTATTCTGAGTGTGAATTCATTATGCAAGTGTTAGCTTCCGACAATTACAAGAAAGTTGGATCTCAAACCTCTATCCCGGCCCCATAACACTATGTGTGTCCAGTATTTATTTGTGTATGTTGATTGTTCGAGCCGTGCCGCGCTAGTTATAACCTATATGTGGCTCTGATATTTGCTCTAGCAagaattttcttctctttcttcaccCTCTCTAACAGTTTTTCCCTTTGACAAAATTGGAAGATCAGAACAACATTTGCAGCAACTTTTTGATCGTGCATTGATAGCAATTGAAATCAATGAATGGAGTATTCAACTAAACAAAGAAGGTATACTTCAACTAATGACTTCTCCTTCGTCGTCGCTCTTGGTTTAAACTAGATCACATATGGCTAATTCATTAGGGTAATATTTCCTGTAGTAGAACAAGAAAATTGAGGGAGCGATAGCATAAAAGAATTCGAAGAATACCACCCAAGTATTAGAGGATCCAACGCATGAGGTATTTGCCTATTTTTCGAGCTTTATATTCGATTCTTCCTCTTTTCATCACTAAGGTATAAGTAAACCCTTGAATATGTTGGCACATTGTCTTTGCATATACTTCAGGAAAAAAGTTCAACTTTTTCCCGCTATTTGCGAATTTGATTTGTGAAGGGAAATGAAAATGGTAGTGTATTGATTTCTCAGAAGAAGAGGAAGTGGAGTGATGGGTATTACACCGTACCCATAAGGAGCTTCGATTAGAAACACAGTGGCGTAGGCAACTGTGGCCTCGTGGGTTCTTGTCACGACAGAGTGTCGTATTTCGATGGTGAAGAAAGCCCAAGAAGGTCCTATTGACaagcccatctctctctctctctctctctctctctctctctctctctctctccatatatacacatatatgttGGTTGAGTTAGTAGATTTGGTTTCTAGGACTTTTTAGATTTGATTTATGCATTATTTTTTGTGTAGTGTTCTCTTTACAATTTTGAAAACCGTGGGTGTTAGTTACAATGCTTAAAGCATGATGATGCATGGGCAAGTGAAGCTTGACACAAGGTGCACTATTTCGGAAATGAGAAATTTCCTTCATTTTAGGACCTTTAGGtcaaattatgtttttttagaGGATTTACCTtcactaaatatttttttcctttggttaTTCGGtttatattcttctttttctgttttagcaaaataaatttaccCCATTCATGTGGTATCTCTTCTGCAGATTAGACGAGTTGATACAACTTTAGACATGGAAGCTGATGATGGGGATGATTACATTCATCTTCCGGTACTTTGGGTGATGCCTATATTTTACTGTTTTTGTGCTAAGACCTGGTGAATAACTCTGCAAGAAGAGGATTTTTTATTCACCTTTTCCTACTGCACCATCTTCCAGTTTGTGGTGGACGATTTTATATTTATTTCCCTTTTGTGTTGATGAGTTTTAACTGATGATAAATTACAAATTACTTGGTTGCCGCATCAAATCGATGATGTTCAGGACTGATCGATAATAGAAACAAAACTATATTAGTTCGTGATATGGCTTTATTTGAATTTATCAATCTGATTATGTTTGTCACTCTGTTACATCTGATTATGTTTGTCCAAGTGTAGGATCACGGAATGTCTCGCGTTGGCAGCGATAGTGCTACTGACTCACAGTATGAAGAATACACAAGGTCTTTTTCACAAGTCTTTAATTGCCATGGTGCAGTTGTCCTTGAAGGAAGATCCATAGGTAAGGTTTCCGGTTGAGACTTCTTCTGTTTCATTGAAAATATTACCCGAGGGAGTTTTGTCAAAATGTATCTGTGGCCAACCGTTTATTGGCTTGAGTATCATGATGGTGGAGGGGTAGGGTTTAAGTCGTAGCCTGGACATGGATTCACCAAAGGGGTTCAAGTAATACTTGATTCCACCTTTTATTGATTGTACGACTGTTATAGCATTGGGTTACTCCACGACCAAACTGATGATGCTTTCTCATGGTAGGAGGGAGATTGGCATGTAGGAACCAAGTATTAGCTGCTTTCTCTACTATGTTTAGTTGTACGTTATTTGCTAAAGTTGACTGCATGTGATCTTTTTCCTAGAGTAGAATTTTCCAATAGTTGAATTGTCTGTTGTGTGATGTTTGGCATTTGAACTTCTGTTTTTGCGttctttttttgtatctttATTTTTGAGGTGTGCATCAAttgtagggatggcaatggggatcGGGGCCGGAGGATACTATCTCCATCCCCGATCCCCAAACCACTTTCCCGTCACCATCCCCGACCCAATCCCCAACGAGGATTTGTTTCTTCTCTCCATCCCGCCGCAAACGGGGAACAGGGAATCCCCACGGGGATTCGGGGATCCAAAgttaacttaaaaaaaaatcacaaatttcaAACAACATAAAATTCCAAGAAATTCCTTCTGCCAAGTTTCAAATAACAACCTCCATTAAGGCGCCGCTAATAATGTCAATAATAACAAAACAGGAAAATAACAGATTTCAAACAAAGTCCATTGAGGCGccattaataacaaaaaaaaaacaacagattTCAAACAACAATGCCATAataacagcagcagcaacaagaGAAGGGGAGAACGTAGCATCATGAAACAGATTTGTCATTTGTCCCATATTTCCAAACAGAAACAACGGCAACAGCATGTAATAGGTTAAAATACAGCCCTTCCCATCATACAATGGGGACTTGGGGACGAGGCGGGGCCGGATACACAATGGGGAACGGGTACGGGTAGGGTTCGGGGCGGGGATATGTCTATCCCCCGCCTTCAACCCGtcccgaatttgaaaaaaaaatccccataCCCTACCCAATCCTCGAATGGATATCCAAAATTTTCCTCCGTTCGGGGCGGGGATCGGATCGGGGGCGGTCGGATCGGAcaaaattgccatccctaatcaATTgtgttttctcttttatttcgGTGTTTGCAAGCATATATGCAACATCAGTTCGGAGAACAC
The sequence above is drawn from the Rhododendron vialii isolate Sample 1 chromosome 6a, ASM3025357v1 genome and encodes:
- the LOC131330205 gene encoding general transcription and DNA repair factor IIH subunit TFB1-1-like yields the protein MEPATVIGATIPGTPPDGSEVILNVSSFLVGLNHRGLAVEDTLFDEIRRVDTTLDMEADDGDDYIHLPVLWDHGMSRVGSDSATDSQYEEYTRSFSQVFNCHGAVVLEGRSIDVELGDTRSVPEALARSK